In Devosia litorisediminis, one genomic interval encodes:
- a CDS encoding acetolactate synthase 3 large subunit: protein MAERMTGAEMVIQALCDQGVEHIFGYPGGAALPIYDAMFQQDTIQHILVRHEQGATHMAEGYARSTGKPGVVLVTSGPGATNAVTGLTDALMDSIPMVCITAQVPTTLIGTDAFQECDTVGITRSCTKYNYLVKRIEDLPRIMHEAFLIASTGRPGPVVIDIPKDVQFAMGDYYKPDLETLRHQSYRPQVDGDAAAIEAAVDLMLKAERPIFYTGGGVINAGPEASAHLRELAELTGFPVTSTLMGLGAFPASNPQWMGMLGMHGSYEANLAMHDCDVMINIGARFDDRITGRIDAFSPNSAKIHVDIDPSSINKVVRVDVPIIGDCERVLSEMVRVWRSKTNQPRTEAIAPWWKQIEAWRAVNSLGYKNSDTVIKPQYAIERLYEASKKQGKEVFITTEVGQHQMWAAQHFHFDKPNHWMTSGGLGTMGYGLPAAVGVQVAHPDALVIDIAGEASVQMTMQEISTAVQYRLPIKIFILNNERMGMVRQWQDLLHGSRYAHSYSESLPDFVKLAEAYGGKGIRCENPAELDAAIAEMFDYDGPVLFDVIVEKDENCLPMIPSGKPHNEIILPDTANIGSIIDEKGRQLV, encoded by the coding sequence ATGGCCGAAAGAATGACCGGCGCGGAAATGGTAATCCAGGCGCTGTGCGATCAGGGGGTCGAACATATCTTCGGTTATCCGGGCGGCGCTGCTTTGCCGATCTATGATGCCATGTTCCAGCAGGACACTATCCAGCACATCCTGGTGCGCCATGAGCAGGGTGCTACCCACATGGCTGAAGGCTATGCGCGTTCCACCGGCAAGCCCGGCGTCGTGCTGGTGACCTCGGGTCCCGGCGCAACCAATGCGGTGACCGGGCTGACCGATGCGCTGATGGATTCCATTCCCATGGTCTGCATCACGGCGCAGGTGCCCACCACGCTGATCGGCACCGACGCCTTTCAGGAGTGCGACACGGTCGGCATCACCCGCAGCTGCACCAAGTATAATTATCTGGTCAAACGCATCGAAGACCTGCCGCGCATCATGCACGAGGCTTTCCTGATCGCCTCGACCGGCCGGCCTGGCCCGGTGGTGATCGACATCCCCAAGGATGTGCAGTTTGCCATGGGCGACTACTACAAGCCCGATCTCGAGACACTGCGCCATCAGAGCTACCGCCCGCAGGTGGATGGCGACGCGGCCGCAATCGAAGCCGCTGTGGACCTGATGCTCAAGGCCGAACGCCCGATCTTTTATACTGGCGGTGGCGTGATCAATGCTGGTCCAGAGGCCTCCGCGCATCTGCGCGAGCTGGCCGAGTTGACCGGCTTCCCGGTGACCTCGACGTTGATGGGTCTGGGCGCCTTTCCTGCCTCCAATCCGCAATGGATGGGCATGCTGGGCATGCACGGCAGCTACGAGGCCAATCTGGCGATGCATGATTGCGACGTCATGATCAATATCGGCGCGCGGTTTGACGACCGCATCACCGGCCGCATTGACGCGTTCTCGCCCAATAGCGCCAAGATCCATGTCGATATCGACCCCTCATCAATCAACAAGGTGGTGCGCGTCGATGTGCCGATCATCGGCGATTGCGAACGCGTTCTGTCCGAGATGGTGCGGGTGTGGCGCAGCAAGACCAATCAGCCGCGTACCGAGGCGATTGCCCCATGGTGGAAGCAGATCGAAGCGTGGCGTGCGGTCAATTCGCTGGGCTACAAGAACTCCGACACGGTGATCAAGCCGCAATACGCCATTGAGCGCCTTTATGAGGCCAGCAAGAAGCAGGGCAAGGAGGTGTTCATCACCACCGAGGTGGGGCAGCACCAGATGTGGGCAGCGCAGCACTTCCACTTCGACAAGCCGAACCACTGGATGACCTCAGGTGGTCTGGGCACGATGGGCTATGGCCTGCCAGCCGCGGTCGGCGTGCAGGTGGCGCATCCTGATGCACTGGTAATCGACATTGCCGGCGAAGCCAGCGTGCAGATGACCATGCAGGAGATTTCGACGGCGGTGCAGTATCGCCTGCCGATCAAGATCTTCATCCTCAACAATGAGCGCATGGGCATGGTTCGCCAGTGGCAGGACCTGCTGCATGGTTCGCGCTATGCGCACTCCTATTCGGAATCGCTGCCCGATTTCGTCAAGCTTGCCGAGGCCTATGGCGGCAAGGGCATTCGCTGCGAGAACCCTGCCGAGCTCGACGCCGCGATTGCCGAAATGTTCGACTATGACGGCCCGGTGCTGTTTGACGTGATCGTGGAGAAGGACGAGAACTGCCTGCCCATGATCCCTTCGGGCAAGCCGCATAATGAGATCATCCTGCCCGATACGGCCAACATTGGGTCCATCATCGACGAGAAGGGACGGCAGCTCGTCTAG
- the ilvN gene encoding acetolactate synthase small subunit has translation MNAHLQPTGSAYFLTSETQEIERHTLSVLVDNEPGILARVVGLFSARGYNIESLTVSETEHGRRLSRITVVVIATPKTLIQIKLQLERLVPVHKVHDLTAEGASLERELALIKVAGSGDHRAETLRLADAFRAQIVDASVESFVFEVTGKPAKIDSFIALMQPLGLVEVVRTGLAAISRGPQSM, from the coding sequence ATGAACGCACATTTGCAGCCCACCGGCTCCGCCTATTTCCTGACCAGCGAAACCCAGGAAATCGAACGCCACACGCTCTCCGTGCTGGTCGACAATGAGCCGGGTATTCTCGCCCGGGTCGTCGGTCTGTTTTCGGCGCGTGGCTACAATATCGAAAGCCTGACCGTCAGTGAGACCGAACACGGCCGGCGACTTAGTCGCATCACCGTTGTTGTCATCGCCACGCCCAAGACGCTGATCCAGATCAAGCTGCAGCTTGAGCGGTTGGTGCCGGTCCACAAGGTGCACGATCTGACGGCTGAAGGCGCATCGCTGGAGCGTGAGCTGGCGCTGATCAAGGTTGCCGGTTCGGGCGATCACCGCGCCGAGACGTTGCGGCTGGCCGATGCCTTCCGCGCGCAGATCGTTGATGCCTCGGTGGAGAGCTTTGTGTTCGAAGTGACGGGCAAGCCGGCCAAGATCGACAGCTTCATCGCACTGATGCAGCCTCTGGGGCTGGTCGAAGTCGTCCGCACCGGCCTGGCTGCAATCTCGCGCGGGCCGCAGAGCATGTAA
- a CDS encoding pyridoxine 5'-phosphate synthase has translation MTLLSVNLNAVAQLRNRRDLPWPSVVGIARVVLDAGASGITIHPRPDERHIRRTDVFELADMLRAEYPEAEFNIEGYPSPDFIALIQQVNPQQVTLVPDSPEQATSDHGWDFHGKGNYLTSMVQQIKAPGRRVSLFCDPEAGIDGVTAAKATGADRIELYTGPYGGCYADPDKAEYELAALSETARAAHAAGMGVNAGHDLTLDNLPAFQAAVHGVDEVSIGHGLTADALLMGFGPAVKAYCAVLDD, from the coding sequence ATGACCCTGCTTTCCGTCAATCTCAACGCTGTCGCGCAATTGCGCAATCGTCGCGATCTGCCCTGGCCCAGTGTGGTCGGGATTGCGCGCGTGGTGCTTGATGCGGGTGCCAGCGGCATCACCATTCATCCACGCCCTGATGAGCGCCATATCCGGCGCACCGATGTGTTCGAACTGGCCGACATGTTGCGCGCGGAATACCCCGAGGCCGAGTTCAACATCGAGGGCTATCCCAGCCCCGATTTCATCGCACTGATCCAGCAGGTCAACCCGCAGCAGGTCACGCTGGTGCCCGACAGTCCAGAGCAGGCGACCTCGGATCATGGCTGGGACTTTCATGGCAAGGGCAATTACCTGACCTCGATGGTGCAGCAGATCAAGGCGCCGGGGCGGCGGGTTTCGCTGTTTTGTGATCCCGAAGCGGGGATTGACGGGGTGACAGCGGCCAAGGCCACGGGTGCTGATCGGATCGAGCTCTACACCGGCCCGTATGGCGGCTGTTACGCTGACCCTGACAAGGCCGAGTACGAACTGGCCGCACTCTCGGAGACGGCGCGGGCCGCCCATGCAGCAGGAATGGGCGTCAATGCAGGCCACGATCTGACACTGGACAACCTCCCGGCATTTCAGGCCGCGGTGCATGGTGTGGACGAAGTTTCGATCGGGCATGGGCTGACGGCCGATGCCTTGCTGATGGGCTTTGGTCCTGCGGTCAAAGCCTATTGTGCCGTACTGGACGACTGA
- a CDS encoding NADPH-dependent FMN reductase, translating to MSDLKIAVIISSTRDSRFGEKPAQWILDKANAFDGITAELVDLKSFDLPFFNEMASNLWMPSSDPKAVAWQNKIGEFDGYIFVVAEYNRSITGALKNALDQAYVEWNNKPFGMVAYGSVGGTRAAEHLRGIGVELQMVSTRSAVHIGGSDFFAVHPLGQQNKEISEIEGSIGGAAADMLKQIVWWGNATKSAREADAAAAQAAE from the coding sequence ATGTCCGATCTCAAGATTGCCGTTATCATTTCCTCCACCCGCGATAGCCGGTTTGGCGAAAAGCCAGCGCAGTGGATCCTCGACAAGGCCAACGCATTTGACGGCATCACTGCCGAACTGGTCGACCTGAAGTCCTTTGACCTGCCGTTCTTCAACGAAATGGCTTCCAATTTGTGGATGCCTTCGAGCGACCCGAAGGCCGTTGCCTGGCAGAACAAGATTGGTGAATTTGACGGCTATATCTTCGTCGTCGCTGAATATAACCGCTCGATCACCGGCGCTCTGAAGAATGCGCTCGATCAGGCTTATGTCGAGTGGAACAACAAGCCATTTGGCATGGTTGCCTATGGTTCGGTCGGTGGCACTCGTGCTGCTGAACACCTGCGCGGTATTGGCGTGGAGTTGCAGATGGTGTCGACCCGTTCGGCCGTTCATATCGGTGGTTCGGACTTCTTTGCGGTGCACCCATTGGGCCAGCAGAACAAGGAAATCTCCGAGATCGAGGGCTCGATCGGTGGCGCTGCCGCCGACATGCTCAAGCAGATCGTTTGGTGGGGCAATGCGACCAAGTCGGCTCGCGAAGCCGACGCCGCTGCCGCGCAGGCCGCCGAATAA
- a CDS encoding potassium transporter Kup, translated as MTQTNSADDNVGVDASDHNSHSHSDKDLPLLVLGAIGVVYGDIGTSPIYAFRQAMTVRPGAAETSTEILGLLSLIVWALTLTVAVKYVFFVTRADNNGEGGTLSLMALARKTFTNPPIWITVLGVLGAAMFFGDAIITPAISVLSAVEGVQLVQPGMARWVVPITLVIILGVFFVQRFGTAKVSIIFGPITAVWFLVLGFSGLVHIIDYPAVLWAINPLLGLEFIYTHYAIAFVVFGAIFLAVTGAEALYVDLGHFGRKPIVMAWFGLVFPCLLLNYFGQGAFVLEVGVHNVESPFFEMQPDWALLPFVGLATMATIIASQAVISGTFSLAQQAIALNMLPRMQVLHTSETQSGQVYMPQINTMLLIGVLILVVAFGSSEALSNAYGIAVSGVMMVTLALLVVVMWRNWKWHPAAVIAFGLVFAVVDGAFFTANAAKLFQGGWVPAAVAAVVALVMWSWMVGRHRLAEKTRRDEVPLEFLVENLAKKQPTLVPGTAVFLTSDIEGAPTALLHSLKHYKVLHEQNVILTVRTSASPRVADDEKVTIDAYNELFSRVVVTFGYMETPNIPTALALGRKLGWKFDIMSTSFFLSRRSLKPGPKPGNPLRFWQDRLFTRLARNASDATEYFHIPTGRVVEIGTQVVL; from the coding sequence ATGACGCAGACGAATTCGGCCGACGACAATGTCGGCGTCGATGCGAGCGACCACAATAGCCACTCACATTCCGACAAAGACCTACCCTTGCTCGTGCTGGGCGCGATCGGTGTCGTGTATGGCGATATTGGTACAAGCCCGATCTATGCATTCCGCCAGGCGATGACAGTGCGGCCGGGTGCGGCCGAGACCAGCACGGAAATTCTGGGGCTGCTGTCTCTGATCGTGTGGGCTCTGACCCTGACGGTCGCGGTCAAGTACGTGTTCTTCGTGACGCGCGCTGACAATAACGGCGAAGGCGGCACGCTTTCGCTAATGGCGCTGGCGCGCAAGACCTTCACCAATCCGCCAATCTGGATCACGGTGCTGGGTGTACTGGGCGCAGCCATGTTTTTTGGCGACGCCATCATTACGCCCGCCATCTCTGTGCTCTCGGCTGTCGAGGGCGTGCAACTGGTGCAGCCGGGCATGGCGCGCTGGGTGGTGCCGATCACGCTGGTGATCATTCTGGGGGTGTTCTTCGTGCAAAGATTTGGCACGGCCAAGGTATCGATCATCTTTGGCCCCATCACGGCGGTCTGGTTCCTCGTGCTGGGCTTTTCGGGCCTGGTGCATATCATCGATTATCCGGCTGTGCTGTGGGCAATCAATCCGCTGCTGGGCCTGGAGTTTATCTACACCCACTATGCGATTGCCTTTGTGGTGTTCGGCGCCATTTTCCTGGCGGTGACCGGCGCTGAAGCGCTCTATGTTGATCTGGGCCATTTTGGTCGCAAGCCGATTGTCATGGCCTGGTTCGGTCTGGTCTTCCCATGCCTGTTGCTGAACTATTTCGGGCAGGGGGCATTCGTGCTCGAAGTGGGCGTCCACAATGTGGAGAGTCCATTCTTTGAAATGCAGCCGGACTGGGCATTGCTGCCCTTCGTTGGTCTGGCGACGATGGCTACCATCATTGCCAGCCAGGCGGTGATTTCAGGCACGTTCAGCCTGGCGCAGCAGGCTATTGCGCTGAACATGTTGCCCCGCATGCAGGTGCTGCACACATCCGAGACCCAGAGTGGTCAGGTCTATATGCCCCAGATCAACACCATGCTGCTGATTGGCGTGCTGATCCTGGTGGTCGCCTTTGGTAGCTCCGAAGCACTGTCGAACGCCTATGGCATCGCCGTGTCGGGGGTGATGATGGTCACCCTGGCGCTGCTAGTGGTGGTGATGTGGCGCAACTGGAAGTGGCACCCCGCGGCTGTCATCGCCTTTGGTCTGGTGTTTGCCGTCGTGGATGGTGCGTTCTTTACTGCCAATGCGGCCAAGCTGTTCCAGGGGGGCTGGGTTCCGGCCGCTGTGGCAGCCGTGGTTGCACTGGTGATGTGGAGCTGGATGGTGGGTCGCCATCGTCTGGCTGAAAAGACCCGTCGCGATGAGGTGCCGCTAGAGTTCCTGGTGGAAAACCTCGCCAAGAAACAGCCAACTCTGGTGCCCGGTACCGCTGTGTTCCTGACCAGCGATATCGAAGGGGCACCAACGGCGCTGCTGCATAGCCTCAAGCACTACAAGGTGCTGCATGAGCAGAACGTGATCCTGACCGTACGCACCTCCGCTTCGCCGCGCGTTGCCGATGACGAGAAGGTCACCATCGACGCCTATAACGAGCTGTTCAGCCGCGTGGTGGTGACGTTTGGCTATATGGAAACGCCGAATATTCCGACGGCACTGGCGCTTGGCCGCAAGCTGGGCTGGAAGTTCGACATCATGTCGACATCGTTCTTCCTGTCACGGCGTTCGCTCAAGCCCGGTCCGAAGCCCGGCAACCCGTTGCGCTTCTGGCAGGATCGACTGTTCACCCGACTGGCGCGCAATGCCAGTGACGCAACGGAGTATTTCCATATTCCGACGGGGCGAGTGGTGGAGATCGGTACCCAGGTGGTGCTGTAG
- a CDS encoding NADH:flavin oxidoreductase/NADH oxidase, with the protein MSALFSPATLRGLTLRNRTVVAPMCQYSAKDGMANDWHFAHLGRFAMGGFGLVILEASGVTAQGRISYGDLGIWKDEQIAPLARIVDFLHSQGAAAGIQLAHAGRKASTPIAWRRGFDETEAEKAEFGFEHWTPVAPSALSHAPDNPEFQTPTALDADGIKELIAAFVAAARRADAAGFDTVEIHAAHGYLLDQFLSPLANKRTDNYGGSRENRMRLLLEVTEAVRAIWPAEKPLLVRLSVSDWHPDGWQVEDSIVLSRELKARGVDAIDCSSGGFDGAKIQLGPKYQVPFAQAVRDGADIPTMAVGLLGDFDEAEAIIANGEADYIALARGALDDPNWPLHANHHLGADDYDLWPKQANRVRDRDRSLGLRSFAKA; encoded by the coding sequence ATGTCAGCACTTTTCTCCCCAGCCACACTGCGCGGCCTCACGCTGCGCAATCGTACCGTCGTCGCCCCCATGTGCCAGTATTCGGCCAAGGACGGCATGGCCAATGACTGGCATTTTGCCCATTTGGGCCGATTTGCCATGGGCGGCTTCGGACTGGTGATTCTCGAAGCTTCGGGCGTCACCGCACAGGGACGTATTTCCTATGGCGATCTGGGCATTTGGAAAGACGAACAGATCGCGCCCCTGGCCCGCATTGTCGACTTCCTGCACAGCCAGGGCGCTGCCGCCGGCATTCAGCTGGCCCATGCAGGGCGCAAGGCCTCCACCCCGATCGCCTGGCGACGCGGCTTTGATGAAACCGAGGCGGAAAAGGCCGAGTTCGGCTTTGAGCACTGGACCCCTGTTGCACCCAGCGCCCTCTCCCACGCCCCCGACAATCCTGAGTTCCAGACACCGACGGCGCTCGATGCCGATGGCATCAAGGAGTTGATCGCCGCCTTCGTCGCTGCTGCCAGGCGCGCCGACGCGGCTGGTTTCGACACCGTCGAAATCCATGCCGCCCATGGCTATCTGCTGGATCAGTTCCTCTCCCCGCTCGCCAATAAGCGTACCGACAACTATGGCGGCAGCCGCGAGAACCGCATGCGCCTGCTGCTGGAGGTCACCGAGGCCGTGCGCGCCATCTGGCCCGCTGAAAAACCCTTGCTGGTCCGCCTGTCAGTCAGCGACTGGCATCCTGATGGCTGGCAGGTCGAGGACAGTATTGTGCTGTCCCGCGAACTCAAGGCACGCGGCGTCGATGCCATCGACTGCTCCAGTGGAGGCTTTGACGGAGCCAAGATCCAGCTCGGCCCGAAATATCAGGTTCCCTTCGCCCAGGCTGTCCGAGATGGCGCCGACATTCCAACCATGGCTGTGGGCCTGCTCGGCGACTTCGACGAGGCCGAAGCCATCATTGCCAACGGCGAGGCTGACTATATCGCACTGGCCCGGGGCGCCCTGGATGACCCCAACTGGCCATTGCATGCCAACCATCATCTGGGTGCTGATGACTATGATCTGTGGCCCAAGCAAGCCAATCGGGTGCGCGACCGCGACCGCTCGCTAGGCCTGCGCAGCTTCGCCAAAGCCTGA
- a CDS encoding SDR family oxidoreductase: MQTVLITGCSSGFGLDIARYFLERNWNVIATMRTPQSDLLPASDHLRILPLDVTSDQSVLKALSDAGPIDLLVNNAGIGFLNALEGTPIDTARDMFETNTLGTMRVTQAVLPQFRARQAGMIINVTSSVTLKPLPLLAAYTASKAAVNAFTECLALELERFNIKVRIVLPGAAPGTNFGKTAMARMQEQGGFPQAYAGFAQAIIAQMQQSDAPRTQSADVAQAVWRAATDPDCPMRLAAGADAVALMD; encoded by the coding sequence ATGCAGACCGTACTCATTACCGGTTGCTCGTCAGGCTTCGGGCTCGACATCGCCAGATATTTTCTGGAACGCAACTGGAACGTCATCGCCACCATGCGCACGCCTCAGTCAGATCTGCTGCCGGCATCGGATCACCTGCGCATTTTACCGCTTGATGTCACCAGTGATCAAAGCGTGCTCAAGGCACTGAGCGATGCCGGCCCCATCGACCTGCTCGTCAACAATGCGGGCATCGGCTTTCTCAATGCGCTTGAGGGCACCCCGATCGACACCGCGCGCGACATGTTCGAAACCAACACGCTGGGGACCATGCGCGTGACCCAGGCCGTATTACCGCAGTTCAGGGCGCGTCAGGCCGGAATGATCATCAACGTCACCTCCAGCGTCACCCTCAAGCCCTTACCCTTGCTCGCCGCCTACACCGCCAGCAAGGCCGCGGTGAACGCCTTCACCGAATGCTTGGCGCTGGAACTCGAACGGTTCAACATCAAGGTCCGGATCGTGCTGCCCGGTGCAGCCCCGGGCACCAATTTCGGCAAGACCGCGATGGCGCGCATGCAGGAGCAGGGCGGCTTCCCGCAAGCCTATGCCGGCTTTGCGCAAGCAATCATTGCCCAGATGCAGCAATCGGACGCGCCCAGGACGCAATCAGCCGACGTTGCCCAGGCGGTATGGCGTGCGGCTACTGATCCCGACTGCCCGATGCGCCTCGCTGCTGGCGCCGACGCCGTCGCGCTGATGGATTGA
- a CDS encoding AraC family transcriptional regulator, translated as MTDPFAEVVALLQPSLPFSKATSGAGVWRVDGSGGGQPLFCVILEGGARLSLPGQDDRDLGESDFFLIPATHQFTLASLEKDGDNDAFAVTQLAGETRHGDPDGAPNMRALVGRLAFGSPDAALLMALLPELVHVRGQKRLATIVQLIRGEALDDRPAREMILERLLQVLLIEALRSASDTAASPGLLRGMADARLAVALRRMHERTERDWTVEQLANEAALSRSVFFARFRKAVGLSPMAYLIAWRMALAKSLLRRHEGGIKEIAERVGYASASAFSVAFTRFVGMPPTHYARANGASIDVPTGT; from the coding sequence ATGACCGATCCGTTTGCCGAAGTGGTGGCGCTGCTGCAGCCCAGCCTGCCGTTTTCCAAAGCGACCAGTGGCGCGGGCGTCTGGCGGGTGGATGGTAGTGGGGGTGGGCAGCCGCTGTTTTGCGTCATCCTCGAAGGCGGCGCCCGGTTGTCCCTGCCGGGACAAGATGACCGCGATCTGGGCGAGAGTGATTTCTTCCTGATCCCGGCCACCCATCAGTTTACCCTGGCCAGCCTTGAGAAGGATGGAGACAATGATGCGTTTGCGGTCACGCAACTGGCAGGCGAAACGCGGCACGGCGATCCCGATGGGGCGCCCAACATGCGGGCGCTGGTGGGACGTCTGGCGTTCGGATCGCCCGATGCGGCGTTGCTGATGGCGCTCCTGCCGGAGTTGGTCCATGTCCGCGGGCAAAAGCGACTGGCCACCATTGTCCAGTTGATCCGGGGCGAAGCGCTGGATGATCGACCAGCGCGCGAGATGATCCTGGAGCGGTTGCTGCAGGTGCTATTGATCGAGGCCTTGCGCTCGGCATCTGACACCGCGGCCTCGCCGGGCCTGCTGCGCGGGATGGCCGATGCGCGGCTGGCCGTCGCGCTGCGCCGCATGCATGAACGCACCGAACGGGACTGGACGGTGGAGCAGCTGGCAAACGAGGCGGCGTTGTCGCGCTCGGTGTTCTTCGCGCGGTTCCGCAAAGCGGTGGGTCTGTCGCCGATGGCGTATCTGATTGCCTGGCGCATGGCGCTGGCGAAAAGCCTGTTACGGCGCCATGAAGGGGGAATCAAGGAGATTGCCGAGAGAGTGGGCTATGCGTCGGCCAGCGCATTCAGTGTCGCCTTTACCCGCTTCGTGGGCATGCCTCCGACGCATTATGCCCGCGCCAACGGGGCATCGATTGATGTGCCCACCGGAACCTGA
- a CDS encoding TetR/AcrR family transcriptional regulator, with protein MPVTIKVNEEIFTPRQQAVLTAALDLLVENGDGLTMTAVARRASCSKETLYKWFGDRDGLLTATVQWQAAKVRMPQVDRTGLNAKVLRASIEQFARDLLTVITGEVSITLNRTAVTHAAQEKDRLGNIVLENGPMAIRRRLKPILEAGRDARLLRFTSSEDAYRTFFGLVVRDVQIRLLLGDNSLTQANVEANIDVDVKSATDQFFALYGAKANNA; from the coding sequence GTGCCCGTGACCATCAAGGTCAACGAAGAGATTTTCACCCCCCGACAGCAGGCTGTGCTGACGGCGGCGCTGGATCTGCTCGTGGAGAACGGGGACGGGCTGACCATGACCGCAGTAGCGCGGCGCGCCTCATGCTCCAAGGAAACGCTCTACAAGTGGTTTGGGGACCGTGATGGGCTGCTCACGGCAACCGTGCAATGGCAGGCCGCCAAAGTGCGCATGCCGCAGGTGGACCGCACGGGTCTGAATGCCAAGGTGCTGCGCGCCAGCATTGAGCAATTTGCCCGTGACCTGTTGACGGTGATCACCGGTGAGGTGTCCATTACGCTCAACCGCACGGCTGTGACCCATGCGGCACAAGAAAAAGATCGTCTGGGCAATATCGTGCTGGAGAATGGGCCCATGGCTATTCGCCGCCGGCTCAAACCCATTCTCGAGGCTGGTCGCGATGCGCGCCTGTTGCGCTTCACCAGCAGCGAAGACGCCTATCGTACATTTTTCGGCCTCGTTGTCCGCGATGTGCAGATCCGCCTGTTGCTTGGCGATAACTCGCTGACCCAGGCCAATGTCGAAGCCAATATCGACGTGGATGTAAAATCCGCGACCGACCAGTTCTTTGCCCTGTACGGGGCAAAAGCCAATAACGCATAA
- the ilvC gene encoding ketol-acid reductoisomerase gives MRVYYDRDADLNIIKSRKVAIVGYGSQGHAHVLNLRDSGITDVVVALRPGSPSAKKAEGEGLKVMSVADASKWADVIMMLVPDELQADIYKEHIEPNIRDGAALAFAHGLNVHFNLIEPKATVDVIMIAPKGPGHTVRGEYQKGGGVPCLIAVHQDASGNAHDIALAYASGVGGGRSGVIETNFREECETDLFGEQAVLCGGVVELIRAGFETLVEAGYAPEMAYFECLHEVKLIVDLIYQGGIANMNYSISNTAEWGEYVTGPRIITAETKAEMKRVLHDIQSGKFTSEWMQEIKAGGSRFKATRRLHDEHQIEEVGSKLRDMMPWIKAGALVDKEKN, from the coding sequence ATGCGCGTCTATTACGATCGTGATGCCGATCTCAACATCATCAAATCCCGCAAAGTCGCGATTGTCGGCTATGGCAGCCAGGGCCATGCCCATGTGCTGAACCTGCGTGACTCGGGCATCACCGATGTGGTCGTCGCCCTGCGTCCCGGTTCCCCCTCGGCCAAGAAGGCCGAAGGCGAGGGCCTCAAGGTGATGAGCGTTGCCGACGCTTCCAAGTGGGCTGACGTGATCATGATGCTGGTGCCGGACGAGCTGCAGGCCGACATCTACAAAGAGCACATCGAGCCAAACATCCGCGACGGCGCTGCGCTGGCATTCGCCCACGGTCTGAACGTGCACTTCAACCTGATCGAGCCAAAAGCCACTGTTGACGTGATCATGATCGCGCCAAAGGGTCCAGGGCACACCGTGCGCGGCGAATACCAGAAGGGTGGCGGCGTGCCATGCCTGATCGCTGTGCATCAGGACGCTTCGGGCAACGCCCATGACATCGCACTGGCCTATGCCTCGGGTGTTGGCGGCGGCCGTTCGGGCGTCATCGAAACCAATTTCCGCGAAGAGTGCGAAACCGATCTGTTCGGTGAACAGGCTGTGCTGTGCGGCGGCGTGGTTGAACTGATCCGTGCTGGCTTCGAAACGCTGGTGGAAGCCGGCTATGCGCCAGAAATGGCCTATTTCGAGTGCCTGCATGAAGTGAAGCTGATCGTCGACCTGATCTATCAGGGCGGCATCGCCAACATGAACTACTCGATCTCCAACACCGCTGAGTGGGGCGAGTATGTGACCGGCCCGCGCATCATCACTGCCGAGACCAAGGCCGAGATGAAGCGCGTGCTGCACGACATTCAGTCGGGCAAGTTCACCTCCGAGTGGATGCAGGAAATCAAGGCTGGTGGTTCGCGCTTCAAGGCGACCCGTCGCCTGCACGACGAGCACCAGATTGAGGAAGTCGGCAGCAAGCTGCGCGACATGATGCCCTGGATCAAGGCCGGCGCCCTGGTCGACAAGGAAAAGAACTAA
- a CDS encoding GFA family protein: MSLPEFPVEGGCQCGSVRYRLKASPMSVYNCHCKDCQRFSGAAWSMSVTTSRDNVEQLSGTLATYEKPSQSGRIISMQFCAHCHGWLWNLPQSAPGMMVLRAGSLDDLDWAQPVGNIWTDSKAAWVKLDPDLVNMPGQPSDREPLNKAWTELTGKDH, translated from the coding sequence ATGAGCTTGCCGGAATTTCCAGTTGAGGGTGGCTGCCAGTGTGGGTCGGTGCGCTATCGGCTCAAGGCCAGCCCGATGTCGGTCTATAACTGCCACTGCAAGGACTGCCAGCGCTTTTCGGGTGCGGCATGGTCGATGTCGGTGACCACCAGTCGCGACAATGTCGAGCAGCTCAGCGGCACGCTTGCGACTTACGAAAAGCCATCGCAAAGCGGTCGGATCATTTCAATGCAGTTCTGCGCCCATTGCCACGGCTGGTTGTGGAATTTGCCGCAATCCGCGCCGGGCATGATGGTGTTACGTGCCGGCTCTCTGGACGATCTCGACTGGGCCCAGCCGGTGGGCAATATCTGGACAGACAGCAAGGCGGCATGGGTCAAGCTTGACCCGGACCTGGTCAATATGCCGGGGCAGCCCAGCGACCGCGAACCGCTCAACAAAGCCTGGACCGAACTGACTGGCAAGGATCACTGA